TGCAGTGCGTCATTGCTTAAAGCAATGAAGCAATGGCTTCTACTAACATGTAAGGTTGAATGAGCTTAATTTCAGTAAATTAAAATTGTGCAACTACCTGGTTGTAGAAATGACACAGACACCCTTCCCATCTGTCTCTGCTTTGACACACACTTCCCCCGTGCCGCTGCAGCCCTTTGGACAAGCAGAGCTCATATTCTTTGAAGGGATAGCTGTTTTATCTGCCAGAAAATTCCACACAAACCGAGGAACATCCCCCACATTACCAGGATATGGCTGAGAGGAAGGTTCCCCCAGGACGACTCCCACATAATGGCTTGGGCAACTTGCAGAGGGAGCGATGTAGCGATTTACCAGTTCACATGATAATCCGGGTTCACAACTCAACAAGCAGCCGAGGAGTTCTTCAACCAAGGAGGCATTTATGTTGATGGTATTCAAAGCTGAAGTTTTTATTTCCTTCTTATCACTGGCGAGAATGTACAGACTTCGGGCAACAACAGAAGCAGCGGCCACTATGGCTGAGGAGTTTATATTCACTGCTAAcatggaaaataatattttaaattagaAAACATTATGTGATACAACACTATGAATTAATCCGGGCAAAGGCAAGGAATCCAAAGAGTGAAATAGCAACTCACGTAGATCATCCAAGTGGCTGTGGTAGAATTTATTAGTGAAGGCAGTATCAAAGTCTTCAAGGACTACCCCAGAAGTCTTTGGATTCTGTTTAAGAAGAAACAATAAATAGGCTCCCACATAGCTAGATAACACAAactggtaaaaaaaaaaaaattattttttataaggACAAACAAAGTTTCTCATTTAATTAATACATCTTTTTCCTCTAATTGATTTTCAATTCCATCATCATGGACATTCCTGCAATCCTCCATCAAAGACCTGGTCAATAATTTGCATATCTTTGTTGCTCTTCTAAAGTTCATCATCCAAACTTCTGCTCATACTCAAGTAACTCTATTCTAAAGCAATAAAGAAAGCACagacaccattcagatattgcaGCAGGATGTTACCAATTCCATTATTCCCTTCAGCCATTTTCCTCCACCATCCTATTCCTCCCCCCCGGTGCCCCACCCTTTCACGAGGACAACCACCACCAccatatcagagtctaaagacaAAAAAGCAAAACGACCATTGGAGCACAGATCATCGCATTGCATAAAATAAACCgccaaaaaaataataagatgCAAATCGTAAATACACGATGTTGAGAAAGAGAACTTTACCAGGAAAACCATAGGCTGCTCTCTCTAAACAAGCTATACCCAAGCCTAATTTAGCATAAAAGCCTATTGTGTAAGCAGAAGGGGAAGGCTCAAAAAGTGGCCAAGATCATAAGCCGCTAACACTTTGAAGAAGCCATCTATATGTACTACAATATAATACAGGGTATGCACGAACTTCGCACAAAGTACTAGTGGCAACCAAACAGACAATGCAggactccttttctttttttgaacAGTTACCTGTAAGAGGTGCAGAAACTAATTTGTACACTCTTTCTATCTCTCCTACCTTCATATTATTCACCATATGTAGTTTCCTTTTAGAAGGAGAAAGTGCACAGGGTAGATCAAAATAAAGATCACGGAAggcacaaagaaaatataaaaatacattTATAAACAAAAATATTGGGGCATTTTCACCAACCTTCTTCAGAAATGACATCAGCGAGGAAGGGGGTAACCCTGGGTTTGATTTACTTGCCCTTGAGACCTTAATGCTTTGATTATTGAGCGAACCTAAAGCATCCTGGATGGCACTTAACATTCCATTTGTGGCAGTCTCCTGCAAAAGTGAATCACGTGCAGTGTGTGAATTATTAGTCATCCTAATTGAAAAACCAAGTTTTTGAATATTAAGCAAAAAGATAGAGAAGCTGGCTAAATAAGAAAGCAACATATCTGTGGTGAGGATAGATATAAATCATTTTGAAGTTCTTACGATAATCTTGAGAAAAACTTCAATATAGCAGTGTGTTAATATTTTCAGTATTTAATTCTCTTAAAGCATACAGATTGATGACTGATAACACACCAGACTGCAATTAACCGCCTTCCACAGCTTAAACAAAACACCAAGATGAGAAAGAGGAAATCAGAATGTAACTAAACAGTTACACAATTTTTTTGATAAACCTAAACGATTATACATTTTTTGATTGTTTAAACAATTATTCATTTCTACAGCAACTTATCATAAATAATCTTTATTTATCAAAGAGTATACATTTTTATAGCATTGAGATGAAAGGTAGATAATAATTTTATGAAAAGTAACAGATCCTTTTTTATCTGGCACAGGGCTAAGTCACTGAAAAGGTGATTAATAAACAAGACTTTAAGTGACTGAAGTAATTCTCTTTTAAGTACTTGCTGCTCAAATCTGCCACCCTAGTTTTCCAAGCCATTATATTGAAATATAAAAGCAGTCCTTCATCTGGTCCGCAGTCATCCATTTCCTCAACTCTTGACATGACTTGACTGACCAATTCCATAGCCAATATCAAGCCCACGTCTCCCTTCTAGGTTACACGGAATAATTGACATTAAACCAGTCTCAATATTGAGTGACCTGAATACTACCTTCTTATTATTTCTCTCTGTTTCAAAAAGATTGACACTATTTCCTTATTAGTTTGTTCCAAAAAGATTGGCACCTTTCAATATTTCCTTAATAGGAAGCATTTATAGACACAAATGCTATGTCACGTttcagaccacaagtttcaaaagttttacagTCACACAAATGCTATGGCTTATTTGAGACCACATATCTTAAAAGTCTTCCATTCTATATTAAAGTTTGTGCCAAGTCAAACTAAGACAATCTttttgaaatggagggagtaattTTTTTCCAACTAAAATATTTGCATGTCAAACAAATTGGGAATTAACTACAATGAACACAAAGACAAAGCCTAACCTGTTTAGATACTTTGTGCTATCTATGATTACCTAGAGCTTAAGTTTCTATATGCAGAGGTCAGATTTGATGTTGACTGCAATACCAGAGTCAGAGGTGGGTCAAATGTGCAACTGTGATCTGGGATTTCATGGATGAAAATTAAGGGAAAATTTTACCATAAATGTTTTCTCCTCAAGGGAGAATATTCTTCCTTTTTTCAATTAAGCATTTGTGTAAGACATGGAGGTATCGGTTGCTTGTGCCTACTTCTAAAGTGACCAACTCTATGAACCAGCCAGTCAATCAACCAGTTCATCAACACTATGTCCATATACCATAACTTCTATGGCTTAAACAAGCAAGGGAATAGTAAAGAAAAAAGCATCACATATATCAAGAAGCCATACATAACAAGGAATCAAAGGCTATGCACACCGAGTGAAAAATGAAATAGtagatttgaaaagaaaaaaaagaagtgaCAGTAGATGGACAATGTGCCAATTCAATGAGCAATCAAACACAATAAAGAAATGTCTCAATAGAAACTAACATGTGCAACAACAAAGGGGAATGTACATATTTGAtgcaatttaaaaaataaattagtaAGCAGGAAAAAGCTTACACTTGTACTATGAGCAAAGAATGTTTTATCATCCTGAGCGAAACCCTTTCCAACTGATCCGATTTCAAGAACCTATACAGACAAAATTCCAATATAACAGTCGCGTCAATGCACATACTTCATCTAATAGTGGCCTCTCAATACATTAATATAGTAACATAACTTGTAAATTGAACATGTTTCACAAGGACCTAAAAGGATCCACCAGacattaattaactaattaagtGTTAAATTTCATTTTTACTCAATAACAGTGGAGAAAGTATTTCTAGAACATGCTGGAATGGTTAGACAATCAACAACTGATTGGGATGACAATCAGCAGAAACCGGAGATTATTAGAAGACAAGGGTTTGAATAGATGAGGTTTTACTTGTTCAttactttattttcttttcttttcttttcttttctcataGTTGAGAAATCCCAGAGGGCCAGTGGCGCATGGCTCGAAATTGGGTGGATAATGGGCCCCTCTACCTTGTTCGAAACTTGTTCTTTACTTTTGATCATATTAGGTATTCAGATCCTGAGGTTGAACGAGTAGTTCTCTGGGATATTTCTAACATCTATAACTCTCTCATGCCAATAATGATATCTTTTGTCAAGTTTACATCTGATGTAAGCAGCTTTGACCATTAATGCACTCTCGCAAAAGTCGTACAACAGAAAAGATATACCGTTTCAATTAGTGCCAAGTCAAGTCCACTAACAGCATCAGAATGTTGATCAAGCTCAAGAAGAAATCTCCTACTGCCAAGGTAGCCCCAGGCCTCCCCAGTGAAAACAGCAAATACAAGCTGCAGAAGGATAATGTCAGATTATGCATTATAGTGGTTAATAAACAGCATTTGATGCATAAAACTTAGCAGACAAAAGCTACTGAAAGAGTTTCATCATAACAACTGTTCGGGAAACAAAAACTAAAACAAGACATGCTTAAATAATTTGCACAAAAGCCTGTATACTGTTGTAGCTGGAGATTGTCTCACAGGACTTGCACCACATAGAGTGTTCATGGCTAAGACAAGGATGTAATGCACAAAAACCAGAACTAACGAGTAAAATCAAAACACTTAGGGAAACGAGTACAATAGGCATGTTTATTAAATAACAGTATGTCCACCTGTTTATCAAGGCCCTTCACGCCATCAGCACGTGAAAGAGCATCCACCACAGCCAGCAATGAGATCAACCCCTAGAGAGAAGTTTGTACATATGATCCATGGTATTAAGAAGAAAATAAGAAGTACAAAAAAAATCTAGCTTTGAGAGTAAAATTGAAGCATAACTAAAAAATCCATTACAACAGTGATGCAAATAACAATTGAGAAGAAGCAACTCACAGATATAGGTGAATCTGCACCAATACTTTTGTCACGAAAAAAGGAAGCCGTATCCATAGAAGCCACAATCAATATCACAGGCTTTGCCTTCTCTGACGATGAGATGGCTATTGGTGGTAGCGCTGACCAGACACTGTCGTTACAGATTATGCATACTAGAGGTAAGGTATTGAGGATAATTCTATAGGCAAGAGTTTCAGACCCTACAGACAAGATACTGTCGGATCCTACGCATCAACTACTTGAAAAAGGCAAGGCAAAGACAACAACATTTTAACATTCAGTTGCCAGTGAAACAAGAGTAAAGCATTCCATATGTGCGCCACTATCAATTACAGGAGGGTCGGACAACAAGATACAGAAAGAGACCATGGAAAGAGAAGGATCTATTGAGCAACCTTCATTTTAATTTAAATCCTACTGAATCTATATAGGTCCAGAAGATGCAAAACCagcaccccacccccacccctccCCAAGACAAAGAACAGCGAAGAAGAACCAAACCAAAAATTATAAATCCAATATATAAGATTCCATTACGAAAATAAAGAAATAGTAGCAGGATATCCTGAATCATATTTTTCTACCATGAGCTGGATAAGGAGTGGTTTCCTCTTATTTAATTTTAGTGAATTATAACTGAACAACTTAAGAACACCAAATATAAAATGCCAAATAAAAACATCAACCGTCTGATAAGAAACCAAAAGGAGAGATGGTAAGTGCAAACAATACAATACGTGAATTACATCTGCATTAGGATACTTATATACTACTCAATGTCAAGGTCAAAACCATACTTGTGATCTTAATATTATCCTTCACTAAAAACGCCTCATATTTAATCTGCTTCTAGTTGGGAAACTAATAAGGAAATGGATAGTAGTTCAATCTGTTCAAGAGTAAAATGAGTATCTTAAGAACTAAACAAAAATTGGAAAGAATCTTACCTGTACCCACCCAATGGAAGGCAAGTTTGTTCTCTAAGACAAGATTCTGAATCGCGAGTCCCGGACTTTGTTGTCTGATAAAAAGAAAACAATATGGGCAAGTTTCATAAGTAAAATATCAGACACCTATCAAGGAACTTTTTAAGACTATTTCAAAATCTTTAGTAACATGAATAATCTTTAACCTGCATCACAAGATTAAAGTCGGCCACATCGACAGTGTATGATTTCTTTCGCTTCTCATTTCTCAAAGCAATCTGCACCATATAACAAGCAGAAGATACGTTAATGAAAAATTTTGTGGACATTTTCATTTCGAAACATTTGTTTTCTTGACACAGCCAGAACATGACGCCAAGTATCTTAGATACCCTCGCCCCTCCCATTTTTCATCATTTAAGGAGCTCATAATGTAATTAATAACTACCATAGTAACTAAAGAAAAACTTCTTTATATTAAATGTGGAGCAGagatatacaaaaataaaaaaacataacAAACCTCTTGCAAGGCTGATGTGCTACTGTTTGAAAGCAAAAATACAGGAAAGTTGTAAGCCTTCCACATCAATCCAGATCCCTGCAAGTTGAGGACGACAACATTTACTTTAACTTACAGGTTCGGTAATGGAAAGTTGAATAAAGGGATGAGTCATCTACAAGCGATTGTAAGAACATTTATCtattacttgtttattttatttgtttattttgatGAAGTTGATACTTTTCTCTTGCATTTAAGACATGCAAAAGATATACGATCTTATACAAAAATATAGTTCTTCACAAAGAGCATACAACTGAGTGGAATATCGTATTGGTCTAGGTAAAAGGACATTGATGACAAAGTTCTCAATCATTATTACAGATTTCATCCTTAGTTAACCATAAATCTTAGAGCATACCATGTACAATGTACTGTTAAAAGGACCCCAAAAATATGGAGTTGGGGGGAGGAGATCTGGGGAGGGAAGCAAGAAGGAGCATTCCAATCATTGCTTTACAGGTTTCTTTCCTTTAATCGTGAAGCAATAgcaagaaagagaaagaaaaa
This sequence is a window from Nicotiana tomentosiformis chromosome 5, ASM39032v3, whole genome shotgun sequence. Protein-coding genes within it:
- the LOC104117518 gene encoding nicastrin isoform X2, producing MDDTKLFVFLLCFIAQFCLSISASDQVNSFQSVPDLEKSMYMAIDGYPCVRLLNLSGEIGCSNPGRANIVAPVARFKTANKLVEPSALMVSIDQFEELFGRLSNDADFSRHVVGILVESGSQLQNGLKGFSPDKKFPQAEFAPYRSGSFEWNPTGSGLMWKAYNFPVFLLSNSSTSALQEIALRNEKRKKSYTVDVADFNLVMQTTKSGTRDSESCLREQTCLPLGGYSVWSALPPIAISSSEKAKPVILIVASMDTASFFRDKSIGADSPISGLISLLAVVDALSRADGVKGLDKQLVFAVFTGEAWGYLGSRRFLLELDQHSDAVSGLDLALIETVLEIGSVGKGFAQDDKTFFAHSTSETATNGMLSAIQDALGSLNNQSIKVSRASKSNPGLPPSSLMSFLKKNPKTSGVVLEDFDTAFTNKFYHSHLDDLLNINSSAIVAAASVVARSLYILASDKKEIKTSALNTININASLVEELLGCLLSCEPGLSCELVNRYIAPSASCPSHYVGVVLGEPSSQPYPGNVGDVPRFVWNFLADKTAIPSKNMSSACPKGCSGTGEVCVKAETDGKGVCVISTTRYVPAYSTRLKYESDTWGVLPHNSSDTMGEADPVWTESNWETIKLRVYTVQDTRFDTWVLLLGITVTVLSYIITAMAKAFITKALKRD
- the LOC104117518 gene encoding nicastrin isoform X1, which produces MDDTKLFVFLLCFIAQFCLSISASDQVNSFQSVPDLEKSMYMAIDGYPCVRLLNLSGEIGCSNPGRANIVAPVARFKTANKLVEPSALMVSIDQFEELFGRLSNDADFSRHVVGILVESGSQLQNGLKGFSPDKKFPQAEFAPYRSGSFEWNPTGSGLMWKAYNFPVFLLSNSSTSALQEIALRNEKRKKSYTVDVADFNLVMQTTKSGTRDSESCLREQTCLPLGGYSVWSALPPIAISSSEKAKPVILIVASMDTASFFRDKSIGADSPISGLISLLAVVDALSRADGVKGLDKQLVFAVFTGEAWGYLGSRRFLLELDQHSDAVSGLDLALIETVLEIGSVGKGFAQDDKTFFAHSTSETATNGMLSAIQDALGSLNNQSIKVSRASKSNPGLPPSSLMSFLKKNPKTSGVVLEDFDTAFTNKFYHSHLDDLPVNINSSAIVAAASVVARSLYILASDKKEIKTSALNTININASLVEELLGCLLSCEPGLSCELVNRYIAPSASCPSHYVGVVLGEPSSQPYPGNVGDVPRFVWNFLADKTAIPSKNMSSACPKGCSGTGEVCVKAETDGKGVCVISTTRYVPAYSTRLKYESDTWGVLPHNSSDTMGEADPVWTESNWETIKLRVYTVQDTRFDTWVLLLGITVTVLSYIITAMAKAFITKALKRD